From Neobacillus sp. PS2-9, the proteins below share one genomic window:
- a CDS encoding helix-turn-helix transcriptional regulator gives MSLSEKLRQLRDKQNWSQETLADMMNIHRSTVSRYETGASVPTYQTVIRFAEIFKVEKDYLVDELDKMLPNVEAPGYVLEKLEDADIEFILQLLKNEPELKTALVELHLMPPKRKAFYVDAITNFIKVNKRHKHKF, from the coding sequence ATGTCTTTATCAGAAAAATTACGACAGCTGCGTGATAAACAGAATTGGTCACAGGAAACTCTTGCAGACATGATGAATATCCACCGATCGACCGTTAGTCGCTACGAAACAGGGGCTAGTGTTCCCACTTACCAAACGGTCATCCGATTTGCAGAAATATTTAAGGTTGAAAAAGATTATTTAGTGGATGAGCTTGATAAGATGCTGCCGAATGTGGAGGCACCTGGTTATGTGCTGGAAAAATTGGAGGATGCCGATATCGAATTCATTCTCCAGTTGCTGAAAAATGAGCCCGAGCTAAAAACTGCTCTTGTCGAACTCCATTTAATGCCTCCCAAGCGGAAAGCATTTTATGTCGATGCAATTACCAACTTTATAAAAGTTAATAAGCGACATAAACACAAGTTTTAA